Proteins encoded within one genomic window of Cucumis sativus cultivar 9930 chromosome 3, Cucumber_9930_V3, whole genome shotgun sequence:
- the LOC101212269 gene encoding chloroplastic lipocalin isoform X2 yields the protein MVQILLQCSSPPPPPPSPTSSRGMPGKVMLKNGFEQSSLRKLVSQHVLSGFAASLIFLTQTNQAISGDIPRRENLCQLASAENAAGLPFVNDSDGGGRLMMMRGMTAKNFDPVRYSGRWFEVASLKRGFAGQGQEDCHCTQGVYTFDMATPAIQVDTFCVHGSPDGYITGIRGRVQCLAEEDLQKNATELEKQEMIKEKCYLRFPTLPFIPKEPYDVIATDYDNFAIVSGAKDLSFVQQTGEYDLQTIKMFETIFGIHWCRLQKDIFKNAKPGTRFHREVQIIFVKLRVRSKQNQGHSSRL from the exons ATGGTGCAGATTCTTCTCCAATGctcttctcctcctcctccgccTCCTTCTCCTACTTCCTCCAG GGGAATGCCTGGCAAAGTAATGTTGAAGAATGGTTTTGAGCAATCTTCTCTAAGAAAGCTTGTGTCCCAGCATGTACTCTCTGGATTTGCTGCTTCATTGATATTTCTCACTCAAACAAACCAG GCTATCTCAGGAGATATACCTCGCCGTGAAAACTTGTGTCAGCTTGCAAGTGCAGAGAATGCTGCAGGCCTTCCTTTTGTCAATGATTCTGATGGAGGGGGGAggttgatgatgatgagagGGATGACAGCCAAAAATTTTGATCCTGTTCGATACTCAGGAAGATGGTTCGAAGTTGCATCACTTAAACGTGGATTTGCTGGCCAAGGTCAGGAAGACTGCCACTGCACCCAG GGTGTTTACACATTTGATATGGCGACACCAGCAATACAAGTAGATACCTTTTGTGTTCATGGAAGCCCCGACGGATATATAACTGGGATAAGAGGAAGAGTTCAGTGTCTTGCAGAGGAAGATTTACAGAAAAACGCAACTGAGCTGGAGAAGCAGGAGATGATCAAGGAGAAATGTTACCTGCGTTTTCCTACATTGCCATTTATCCCTAAGGAGCCATATGATGTCATTGCAACTGATTATGACAACTTTGCTATAGTTTCTGGAGCTAAAGACCTTAGCTTTGTTCAG CAAACAGGAGAGTATGATTTGCAAACTATAAAGATGTTTGAGACCATTTTTGGCATACATTGGTGCAGATTACAGAAAG ATATATTCAAGAACGCCAAACCCGGGACGCGATTTCATAGAGAAGTACaaatcatatttgtcaaactTCGGGTACGATCCAAGCAAAATCAAGGACACTCCTCAAGATTGTGA
- the LOC101212269 gene encoding chloroplastic lipocalin isoform X1 — translation MVQILLQCSSPPPPPPSPTSSRGMPGKVMLKNGFEQSSLRKLVSQHVLSGFAASLIFLTQTNQAISGDIPRRENLCQLASAENAAGLPFVNDSDGGGRLMMMRGMTAKNFDPVRYSGRWFEVASLKRGFAGQGQEDCHCTQGVYTFDMATPAIQVDTFCVHGSPDGYITGIRGRVQCLAEEDLQKNATELEKQEMIKEKCYLRFPTLPFIPKEPYDVIATDYDNFAIVSGAKDLSFVQIYSRTPNPGRDFIEKYKSYLSNFGYDPSKIKDTPQDCEVMSNSQLAAMMSMSGMQQALTNQFPDLGLKAPIELNPFTSVFDTFKKLLELYFK, via the exons ATGGTGCAGATTCTTCTCCAATGctcttctcctcctcctccgccTCCTTCTCCTACTTCCTCCAG GGGAATGCCTGGCAAAGTAATGTTGAAGAATGGTTTTGAGCAATCTTCTCTAAGAAAGCTTGTGTCCCAGCATGTACTCTCTGGATTTGCTGCTTCATTGATATTTCTCACTCAAACAAACCAG GCTATCTCAGGAGATATACCTCGCCGTGAAAACTTGTGTCAGCTTGCAAGTGCAGAGAATGCTGCAGGCCTTCCTTTTGTCAATGATTCTGATGGAGGGGGGAggttgatgatgatgagagGGATGACAGCCAAAAATTTTGATCCTGTTCGATACTCAGGAAGATGGTTCGAAGTTGCATCACTTAAACGTGGATTTGCTGGCCAAGGTCAGGAAGACTGCCACTGCACCCAG GGTGTTTACACATTTGATATGGCGACACCAGCAATACAAGTAGATACCTTTTGTGTTCATGGAAGCCCCGACGGATATATAACTGGGATAAGAGGAAGAGTTCAGTGTCTTGCAGAGGAAGATTTACAGAAAAACGCAACTGAGCTGGAGAAGCAGGAGATGATCAAGGAGAAATGTTACCTGCGTTTTCCTACATTGCCATTTATCCCTAAGGAGCCATATGATGTCATTGCAACTGATTATGACAACTTTGCTATAGTTTCTGGAGCTAAAGACCTTAGCTTTGTTCAG ATATATTCAAGAACGCCAAACCCGGGACGCGATTTCATAGAGAAGTACaaatcatatttgtcaaactTCGGGTACGATCCAAGCAAAATCAAGGACACTCCTCAAGATTGTGAAGTAATGTCAAATAGTCAGCTAGCTGCAATGATGTCAATGAGTGGAATGCAACAAGCTTTGACAAATCAGTTTCCAGATTTAGGGCTGAAGGCTCCTATTGAACTCAACCCTTTCACAAGTGTATTTGATACTTTCAAAAAGCTACTAGAACTCTATTTCAAGTAG